One region of Aurantimonas sp. HBX-1 genomic DNA includes:
- a CDS encoding ABC transporter substrate-binding protein, whose protein sequence is MTTRPPFSLNRRVLLAGATAAGASLAMPSILRAQDKSLKVGVYGGYFKDSFDKSIFPEFTKATGIAVESVAEPTGEAWLVQLEQAARAGMAPADVSMMSQVAMRKGLATELWAPLDVSKITRAGDVLPPFTVKYPNGDVAGIGAVAWYINLVTNTDTYPEAPESWAAFWDPANKGKLGLLALVSNSFLLEVTATTFFGGTDILSTEEGILKVMDKLAELKPNVQLWYRDEAQFEQALKSGEIPMGQYYHDVTGLAAADGFPVRSTFPKEGGISDSGCWAVSKASEKLDLALTFIDYMTQPEIQSILARKVGTAPVIKRELLDLTDEEFAAVSSEIPPIVPRYDLYVEKADWLNQKWTELIVG, encoded by the coding sequence ATGACGACGCGACCGCCCTTCAGTCTCAACCGCCGCGTGCTGCTCGCCGGCGCCACCGCCGCCGGCGCCAGCCTGGCGATGCCCTCCATCCTGCGCGCTCAGGACAAGTCGCTGAAGGTCGGCGTCTATGGCGGCTATTTCAAAGATTCCTTCGACAAGAGCATCTTCCCCGAATTCACCAAGGCGACCGGCATCGCGGTCGAGAGCGTCGCCGAGCCGACCGGCGAAGCCTGGCTGGTCCAGCTCGAGCAGGCGGCCCGGGCCGGCATGGCGCCGGCGGACGTCTCGATGATGTCGCAGGTCGCGATGCGCAAGGGCCTTGCCACCGAGCTCTGGGCGCCGCTCGACGTCTCGAAGATCACCCGGGCCGGCGACGTCCTGCCGCCCTTCACGGTCAAGTATCCGAACGGCGACGTCGCCGGCATCGGCGCGGTGGCCTGGTACATCAACCTCGTCACCAACACCGACACCTACCCTGAGGCGCCGGAAAGCTGGGCGGCCTTCTGGGACCCCGCCAACAAGGGCAAGCTCGGCCTGCTGGCGCTGGTGTCGAACTCGTTCCTGCTGGAAGTGACGGCCACCACCTTCTTCGGCGGCACCGACATCCTGTCGACCGAGGAAGGTATCCTCAAGGTGATGGACAAGCTCGCCGAACTGAAGCCGAACGTGCAGCTCTGGTACCGCGACGAGGCGCAGTTCGAGCAGGCGCTGAAGTCCGGCGAGATCCCGATGGGCCAGTACTACCACGACGTGACCGGCCTTGCGGCCGCCGACGGCTTCCCGGTCCGCTCGACCTTCCCGAAGGAAGGCGGCATCTCCGATTCCGGCTGCTGGGCCGTCTCCAAGGCGTCGGAGAAGCTCGACCTGGCGCTGACCTTCATCGACTACATGACGCAGCCGGAAATCCAGTCGATCCTCGCCCGCAAGGTCGGCACCGCGCCGGTGATCAAGCGCGAGCTGCTCGACCTCACCGACGAGGAGTTCGCCGCGGTGTCCTCGGAGATCCCGCCGATCGTCCCGCGCTACGACCTCTATGTCGAGAAGGCCGACTGGCTGAACCAGAAATGGACCGAGCTGATCGTGGGCTGA
- a CDS encoding phosphatase PAP2 family protein, translated as MPLPTVNKLVPFVRHTLPAWIKSRVEISTLVAALIVAASVWAFVSVGGEVLEGDAKGLDTEILLSLRSATDPSDPLGPMWFEELGRDMTALGGNGVLTMLTCFVALYLWLSGKRRSMWLVLAAIVSGFMMSQALKWGFSRPRPDLVPHGTYVYTASFPSGHAMMSAVTYLTLAILVARVQERWSLRALLIGAAVFLTMLIGISRVYLGVHWPSDVLAGWTAGAAWAVAWWMVARWLERRGAVDPQAGESVPEAPPAER; from the coding sequence ATGCCCCTGCCCACCGTGAACAAGCTCGTCCCCTTCGTTCGGCACACGCTGCCTGCCTGGATCAAGAGCCGGGTCGAGATCTCGACGCTGGTCGCGGCACTGATTGTCGCCGCCTCTGTCTGGGCCTTCGTCTCCGTCGGCGGCGAGGTGCTGGAGGGCGATGCCAAGGGCCTCGACACCGAGATCCTCTTGTCCCTGCGCAGCGCCACCGATCCCTCGGACCCGCTCGGACCGATGTGGTTCGAGGAACTCGGACGGGACATGACGGCGCTGGGGGGCAACGGCGTCCTGACCATGCTGACCTGCTTCGTCGCGCTGTATCTCTGGCTGTCGGGCAAGCGACGCTCGATGTGGCTGGTGCTCGCCGCCATCGTCAGCGGCTTCATGATGAGCCAGGCCCTGAAGTGGGGCTTCTCGCGTCCCCGACCGGACCTCGTCCCGCACGGCACGTATGTCTACACCGCGAGCTTTCCGAGCGGCCACGCGATGATGTCGGCGGTGACCTACCTGACCCTTGCGATCCTCGTGGCGCGGGTGCAGGAGCGCTGGAGCCTGAGGGCCCTGCTGATCGGCGCCGCGGTCTTCCTCACCATGCTCATCGGTATCAGCCGGGTCTATCTCGGGGTGCACTGGCCGAGCGACGTTCTGGCCGGCTGGACCGCCGGCGCGGCATGGGCGGTGGCGTGGTGGATGGTCGCACGCTGGCTGGAGCGCCGCGGTGCCGTCGATCCCCAGGCCGGCGAAAGCGTCCCCGAGGCGCCCCCGGCCGAACGCTGA
- the speB gene encoding agmatinase, protein MDEQKLAALRKRFAGDNERRIYDPGFAAVADRLFDPKGTRVAPYAGLPTLLDAPYRAIDWSAPDLSGLDVAMIGVPMDLGVTNRNGSRFGPRAVRTMERVGPYNHQLKTMPVKELKVADIGDVPFRSRFDLATSHEDIQRTAATIVGAGVLPLFVGGDHSITLPILRALGAERPVGMIHIDAHCDTSGPFDGCKFHHGGPFRQAVLDGVLDPERTIQIGIRGSSEYLWEFSYETGMTVIHAEEISGLGIDAVVARARAVVGDGPVYVSYDIDSLDPAFAPGTGTPEIGGLTTREALAILRGLAGIAMIGGDVVEVAPQYDATTNTAHAGAQMLFELLSLVPFTPGRP, encoded by the coding sequence ATGGATGAACAGAAACTCGCCGCCCTGCGCAAGCGCTTCGCCGGCGACAATGAGCGCCGCATCTACGATCCGGGCTTTGCCGCCGTCGCCGACCGGCTGTTCGATCCGAAGGGCACGAGGGTCGCTCCCTATGCCGGCCTGCCCACCCTCCTCGACGCGCCCTACCGTGCCATCGACTGGTCGGCGCCGGATCTTTCCGGGCTCGACGTCGCGATGATCGGCGTGCCGATGGATCTCGGCGTCACCAACCGCAACGGCAGCCGGTTCGGCCCGCGCGCGGTCCGCACCATGGAGCGGGTCGGCCCGTACAACCACCAGCTCAAGACCATGCCGGTGAAGGAGCTGAAGGTCGCCGACATCGGCGACGTGCCGTTCCGCAGCCGCTTCGATCTTGCGACCTCGCACGAGGACATCCAGCGGACCGCCGCCACCATCGTCGGCGCCGGCGTGCTGCCGCTCTTCGTCGGCGGCGACCACTCGATCACCCTGCCGATCCTGCGGGCGCTGGGCGCCGAACGGCCCGTCGGGATGATCCATATCGACGCGCATTGCGACACGTCGGGACCCTTCGACGGCTGCAAGTTCCACCATGGCGGCCCGTTCCGGCAGGCGGTGCTCGACGGCGTGCTCGACCCGGAGCGGACGATCCAGATCGGCATTCGCGGCTCGTCGGAATATCTCTGGGAGTTCTCCTACGAGACCGGCATGACCGTCATCCACGCCGAGGAGATTTCCGGGCTCGGCATCGACGCCGTCGTCGCGAGGGCGCGCGCGGTGGTCGGCGACGGCCCGGTCTACGTCTCCTACGACATCGACAGCCTCGACCCGGCCTTCGCGCCCGGCACCGGGACGCCGGAGATCGGCGGGCTGACGACGCGCGAGGCGCTGGCGATCCTGCGCGGCCTCGCCGGCATCGCGATGATCGGCGGCGACGTCGTCGAGGTCGCGCCGCAATACGACGCGACGACCAACACCGCCCATGCCGGCGCGCAGATGCTGTTCGAACTTCTGAGCCTCGTTCCCTTCACGCCGGGCCGGCCATAG
- a CDS encoding nitrilase-related carbon-nitrogen hydrolase → MRVAAFQLAAGLGSPDARLAEIDSCMASAAGADLAVFPELAVTGYGAGPAIAESAADPQQALAPLQAMVDQHGVAMVTGLALRADDGGLANAAAMLRPGAAPALYAKRMLYGDYEKGLFAAGRAEPPIVEIGGLACGVLVCFDVEFPELVRQLALRGAAAVIVPTALPRSVGARFIAERVVPVRAFENQLFIVYADHCSADFRFAYQGLSSIVAPDGSVLAAAGDSDAAMLVADLDPSAYADCRAQNPYLAELLQAGLAPKQD, encoded by the coding sequence ATGAGGGTCGCCGCCTTCCAGCTTGCCGCCGGCCTCGGGTCGCCGGACGCGCGCCTTGCGGAAATAGACTCTTGCATGGCGAGTGCCGCCGGTGCCGATCTCGCGGTGTTTCCGGAACTCGCGGTCACCGGCTACGGCGCCGGCCCGGCCATCGCCGAATCCGCGGCGGATCCGCAGCAGGCGCTGGCGCCGTTGCAGGCGATGGTGGACCAGCATGGCGTCGCCATGGTGACCGGCCTCGCCTTGCGTGCCGACGACGGCGGTCTGGCGAACGCCGCAGCGATGCTGCGCCCCGGTGCCGCGCCGGCGCTCTACGCCAAGCGCATGCTCTACGGCGACTACGAGAAGGGCCTGTTCGCGGCCGGCCGCGCCGAGCCGCCGATCGTCGAGATCGGCGGCCTCGCCTGCGGCGTGCTCGTCTGCTTCGACGTCGAGTTCCCCGAACTGGTGCGGCAACTGGCTCTGCGCGGCGCCGCGGCGGTGATCGTGCCGACGGCGCTGCCGCGGAGCGTCGGCGCCCGCTTCATCGCCGAACGCGTAGTGCCGGTGCGCGCCTTCGAGAACCAGCTGTTCATCGTCTATGCCGATCATTGCAGCGCCGATTTCCGCTTTGCCTATCAGGGCCTCTCCAGCATCGTCGCCCCGGACGGCAGCGTGCTCGCCGCCGCCGGGGACAGCGACGCGGCGATGCTCGTCGCCGATCTCGACCCGTCGGCCTATGCGGATTGCCGGGCGCAGAACCCCTATCTGGCGGAGCTGCTGCAGGCCGGTCTCGCGCCGAAACAAGATTGA
- a CDS encoding aminotransferase produces MPRPTPNPRLAAVEPAPIARAFGWRDSYDGRHGPLIDCSQAVPDHAPPPPLAERLGAAAASADAARYGPILGDAALRDVYAKQVSAFYGVDLGPGRVAITAGCNQAFFAAMLGVATAGDAVVLPVPWYFNHQMSLAMTGVEPRLLPATEADGFLPTADGLRAVLDEKCRAVLLVSPNNPTGAIYPPELLTEIFDICVERGLYLILDETYRDFLPPGSGATHDLFSRPEAADHLVSLYSFSKAYAIPGHRLGAIIAGEAFLASMQKAIDCIQICPPRPGQAALVWAIPAMADWRRESAAAIAARGEAFAAALAPIDGWEIVQLGAYFAYVRHPYEGVPAEEIAAALVRELGILVLPGSFFGPGQEAYLRFAVANVAADRIAEIARRLAIGLGAAAATETRETIHG; encoded by the coding sequence ATGCCAAGGCCGACACCCAACCCCCGCCTCGCCGCCGTCGAGCCGGCGCCGATCGCCCGCGCCTTCGGCTGGCGCGACTCCTATGACGGCCGCCACGGGCCGCTGATCGACTGCAGCCAGGCGGTGCCGGACCACGCGCCGCCCCCGCCGCTGGCCGAGCGGCTCGGCGCGGCGGCCGCCTCGGCGGATGCGGCACGCTATGGGCCGATCCTCGGCGACGCTGCGCTGCGCGACGTCTACGCGAAGCAGGTCTCGGCGTTCTACGGCGTCGACCTCGGCCCCGGCCGGGTCGCGATCACCGCCGGCTGCAACCAGGCCTTCTTCGCCGCCATGCTGGGAGTCGCCACGGCCGGCGATGCCGTCGTGCTGCCCGTGCCGTGGTATTTCAACCACCAGATGTCGCTCGCCATGACCGGCGTCGAACCGCGCCTCTTGCCGGCGACGGAGGCTGACGGCTTCCTGCCGACAGCCGACGGACTACGCGCCGTGCTCGACGAGAAGTGTCGGGCGGTCCTGCTGGTCAGCCCGAACAATCCGACCGGGGCGATCTACCCGCCGGAACTGCTCACCGAAATCTTCGACATCTGCGTCGAGCGCGGCCTCTATCTGATCCTCGACGAGACCTACCGGGACTTCCTGCCGCCGGGGTCCGGCGCGACGCACGACCTGTTCTCGCGGCCCGAAGCCGCCGACCACCTCGTCAGCCTCTACAGCTTCTCCAAGGCCTATGCGATTCCGGGCCACCGGCTCGGCGCGATCATCGCCGGCGAAGCCTTCCTGGCGTCGATGCAGAAGGCCATCGACTGCATCCAGATCTGCCCGCCGCGGCCCGGCCAGGCGGCGCTCGTCTGGGCGATCCCGGCGATGGCCGACTGGCGGCGGGAGAGCGCCGCGGCGATCGCTGCCCGAGGCGAGGCCTTCGCCGCGGCGCTCGCCCCCATCGACGGCTGGGAGATCGTGCAGCTCGGCGCCTATTTCGCCTATGTCCGCCATCCCTACGAGGGGGTACCGGCGGAAGAGATCGCCGCGGCGCTGGTGCGTGAACTCGGCATATTGGTGCTGCCGGGCAGCTTCTTCGGCCCCGGCCAGGAGGCCTATCTGCGCTTCGCCGTCGCCAATGTCGCGGCCGACCGCATCGCCGAGATCGCCCGCCGCCTGGCCATCGGCCTTGGCGCCGCTGCGGCTACCGAAACGAGAGAGACGATCCATGGATGA
- a CDS encoding LysR family transcriptional regulator codes for MMLNVKGALMRVSGSDLRLLQVFDAVVRNGGFAAAEPELNVGSSTISNHMAALEQRLGFTLCHRGRGGFRLTERGQAVWEASRQLDKALQDFTADVAAVRGELRGELRIGVLDAIWTDPANRLAEVIAEFGRVAPQVRLVLGQERPQDMQQKVADGLYHCAIGSHRDRVEGIEYDALYEERHSLYCGRAHPEFGTADAVLTDARLAALPFVHRGYWREEDSLRSVAWRVEATVYQIEPQMILIRSGRFIGLLPDHYARAAVAAGELRAIRPAEIGYVCTFELFSPGGRRTSDITAAFVDTVRRVWRSGTVAVAVAA; via the coding sequence ATGATGCTCAATGTGAAGGGCGCGCTCATGCGGGTTTCTGGAAGTGATCTGCGACTGCTGCAGGTGTTCGACGCGGTCGTGCGGAACGGTGGCTTCGCGGCCGCCGAGCCGGAGCTGAATGTCGGCTCGTCGACGATCAGCAACCACATGGCAGCGCTGGAGCAGCGGCTCGGCTTCACGCTCTGCCATCGCGGCCGCGGCGGCTTCCGCCTGACCGAGCGCGGGCAGGCGGTCTGGGAGGCTTCCCGCCAGCTCGACAAGGCGCTGCAGGATTTCACCGCCGACGTCGCCGCCGTGCGGGGCGAACTGCGCGGCGAGCTGCGTATCGGCGTCCTCGACGCGATCTGGACCGACCCCGCCAACCGTCTCGCCGAGGTCATCGCCGAATTCGGGCGGGTTGCGCCGCAGGTGCGGCTGGTGCTCGGGCAGGAACGGCCGCAGGACATGCAGCAGAAGGTGGCCGACGGGCTCTATCACTGCGCCATCGGCAGCCATCGCGACCGCGTCGAGGGCATCGAATACGACGCGCTCTACGAGGAACGCCACAGCCTCTATTGCGGGCGGGCGCATCCCGAATTCGGCACCGCCGACGCCGTGCTGACGGACGCGAGGCTCGCGGCGCTCCCCTTCGTGCACCGGGGCTACTGGCGCGAGGAGGATTCGCTCCGCTCCGTCGCCTGGCGGGTCGAGGCGACGGTCTACCAGATCGAGCCGCAGATGATCCTGATCCGCTCCGGCCGGTTCATCGGCCTCCTGCCGGACCATTATGCGCGGGCGGCGGTGGCGGCCGGCGAACTGAGGGCGATCCGGCCCGCCGAGATCGGCTATGTCTGCACCTTCGAGCTGTTCTCGCCCGGCGGCCGGCGCACCTCCGACATCACCGCCGCCTTCGTCGACACGGTCCGCCGCGTCTGGCGGAGCGGGACGGTGGCCGTGGCGGTCGCCGCCTGA
- a CDS encoding branched-chain amino acid ABC transporter permease LivH (LivHMGF is the membrane component of the LIV-I/LS branched-chain amino acid transporter) has product MEYFLQQLINGVTLGSIYGLIAIGYTMVYGIIGMINFAHGEIFMLGSFIALTVFLALAALGITFLPVVILIMLIVAMLCTALWGWTIERVAYRPLRGSFRLAPLITAIGMSIFLQNFVQVTQGARVKPLPPQIQGGITLLDGPGGIVVQISYMQIIIIAMTIVLMTAFALVISRTSLGRQQRACEQDRKMASLLGVNVDRTISLTFVMGASLAAVAGMMYLLYYGVIDFYIGFIAGVKAFTAAVLGGIGSLPGAMLGGLAIGLIETFWSGYFSVEYKDVAAFSILAIVLIFMPSGLLGRPEVEKV; this is encoded by the coding sequence ATGGAATATTTTCTCCAGCAGCTGATCAACGGGGTCACCCTCGGATCAATCTACGGGCTCATCGCCATCGGCTACACGATGGTCTACGGCATCATCGGCATGATCAATTTCGCCCATGGCGAGATCTTCATGCTCGGCTCGTTCATCGCGCTGACGGTGTTCCTGGCGCTGGCGGCGCTCGGCATCACCTTCCTGCCGGTCGTCATCCTGATCATGCTCATCGTCGCCATGCTCTGCACGGCGCTGTGGGGATGGACCATCGAGCGGGTCGCCTACCGGCCGCTGCGCGGCTCCTTCCGCCTCGCCCCGCTGATCACCGCCATCGGCATGTCGATCTTCCTGCAGAACTTCGTGCAGGTGACCCAGGGCGCACGCGTCAAGCCGCTGCCGCCGCAGATCCAGGGCGGCATCACGCTGCTCGACGGCCCGGGCGGGATCGTCGTCCAGATCTCCTACATGCAGATCATCATCATCGCGATGACCATCGTCCTGATGACCGCCTTCGCGCTGGTCATCTCGCGCACCTCGCTCGGGCGCCAGCAGCGCGCCTGCGAGCAGGACCGCAAGATGGCCTCGCTGCTCGGCGTCAATGTCGACCGCACCATCTCGCTGACCTTCGTGATGGGCGCCTCGCTCGCCGCGGTCGCCGGCATGATGTACCTGCTCTATTACGGCGTGATCGACTTCTATATCGGCTTCATCGCCGGCGTTAAGGCGTTCACCGCGGCGGTGCTCGGCGGCATCGGCTCGCTGCCCGGTGCGATGCTCGGCGGCCTCGCGATCGGCCTGATCGAGACCTTCTGGTCGGGCTATTTCTCGGTCGAGTACAAGGACGTCGCCGCCTTCTCGATCCTCGCCATCGTACTGATCTTCATGCCCTCCGGCCTGCTCGGCCGGCCGGAAGTCGAGAAGGTCTGA
- a CDS encoding ABC transporter ATP-binding protein, producing the protein MSGLELVNVTKRYGKVAAVDDAVLSVPPGSFVCLLGPSGCGKTTLMRMIAGLETPTSGDIRFEGETLGDRPVHKRDFGMVFQSLALFPHLSVGDNIAYPLKIRGQGKAEREARVAELLDLVRLPGVASRPVAQLSGGQRQRVAIARALAVSPKLFLLDEPLSALDAKLREAMQVELRQLQERLGITTIVVTHDQREAMTMADTIVVMNGGRIQQMDRPIDIYRRPANAFVADFLGQTNLLRAESAGGAAAVGGALIPGLTLPHGQAGAEISVRPENVSIEPEGEAPIAATVEFVRDMGASVEVYLATAAGQMIAMRPPGRHGLAVGDKVSLGLDPAAIVVFPAGSRA; encoded by the coding sequence ATGAGCGGGCTCGAACTCGTCAACGTCACCAAGCGCTACGGCAAGGTCGCCGCGGTGGATGACGCGGTGCTGTCGGTGCCGCCCGGATCGTTCGTCTGCCTGCTCGGGCCCTCCGGCTGCGGCAAGACCACGCTGATGCGGATGATCGCCGGGCTCGAGACCCCGACCAGCGGCGACATCCGCTTCGAGGGCGAGACGCTCGGCGACCGGCCGGTGCACAAGCGCGATTTCGGCATGGTGTTCCAGTCGCTGGCGCTGTTTCCGCATCTGTCGGTCGGCGACAACATCGCCTACCCGCTGAAGATCCGCGGCCAGGGCAAGGCCGAGCGGGAGGCCCGAGTCGCCGAACTGCTCGACCTCGTGCGCCTGCCCGGCGTGGCAAGCCGCCCGGTCGCGCAGCTCTCCGGCGGCCAGCGCCAGCGCGTCGCCATCGCCCGCGCCCTTGCCGTATCGCCGAAGCTGTTCCTGCTCGACGAGCCGCTGTCGGCGCTGGACGCCAAGTTGCGCGAGGCGATGCAGGTGGAACTGCGGCAGCTGCAGGAGCGGCTCGGCATCACCACCATCGTCGTCACCCACGACCAGCGGGAGGCGATGACCATGGCCGACACGATCGTAGTCATGAACGGCGGCCGCATCCAGCAGATGGACCGGCCGATCGACATCTACCGTCGCCCGGCGAACGCCTTCGTCGCCGATTTCCTCGGCCAGACCAATCTTCTGAGGGCGGAGTCGGCAGGCGGCGCGGCGGCGGTCGGCGGCGCGCTGATTCCGGGCCTGACGCTGCCGCACGGCCAGGCCGGCGCGGAGATCTCGGTGCGGCCCGAGAATGTCTCGATCGAGCCGGAGGGCGAGGCGCCGATCGCCGCGACCGTCGAGTTCGTCCGCGACATGGGCGCAAGCGTCGAGGTCTATCTCGCCACCGCTGCCGGCCAGATGATCGCCATGCGGCCCCCGGGGCGGCACGGCCTTGCCGTCGGCGACAAGGTGTCGCTCGGCCTCGACCCGGCGGCAATCGTCGTCTTCCCGGCGGGGAGCCGCGCGTGA
- a CDS encoding ABC transporter permease, translating into MLLAFFVVPFGLMIAVSFFQRVQGGFYEPIVTTANYARFLSLFFGKILLFSLGLSALVAAICITVGAPFTYLLTRLKRPMQVPWLVALLAVLSLSEVIIGFAWSTLLSRTAGVSNLFVAIGLMDAPVAWTPGFGAVLAGMVYQALPYSVLVLYPSFSRLDPSLAEAAKTLGASPIRAFLTVVLPALRTTLIATFIIVFVFALGAYLLPQLLGRPEHWTLSVLITDQAIYQSNMPFAAAMAVFLVVASLLLVLTTTLLGRRGQPA; encoded by the coding sequence ATGCTGCTGGCGTTCTTCGTCGTGCCATTCGGGCTGATGATCGCCGTGTCGTTCTTCCAGCGCGTCCAGGGCGGCTTCTACGAGCCGATCGTCACGACCGCCAACTACGCCCGCTTCCTCAGCCTGTTCTTCGGCAAGATCCTGCTGTTCTCGCTGGGCCTGTCGGCGCTGGTCGCGGCGATCTGCATCACCGTCGGCGCGCCCTTCACCTATCTGCTGACCCGGCTGAAGCGGCCCATGCAGGTGCCGTGGCTCGTCGCGCTGCTCGCCGTCCTGTCGCTGTCGGAGGTGATCATCGGCTTTGCCTGGTCGACGCTGCTCAGCCGCACCGCCGGCGTCTCCAACCTGTTCGTCGCCATCGGGCTGATGGACGCGCCCGTCGCCTGGACCCCTGGTTTCGGCGCGGTGCTGGCCGGCATGGTCTACCAGGCGCTGCCCTATTCGGTGCTGGTGCTCTACCCCTCCTTCTCGCGGCTCGATCCGTCGCTGGCGGAAGCGGCCAAGACGCTCGGCGCCTCGCCGATCCGCGCCTTCCTGACGGTGGTGCTGCCGGCCTTGCGGACGACGCTGATCGCCACCTTCATCATCGTCTTCGTCTTCGCGCTCGGCGCCTATCTGCTGCCGCAGCTGCTCGGCCGGCCGGAGCACTGGACGCTGTCGGTGCTGATCACCGACCAGGCGATCTACCAGTCCAACATGCCGTTCGCCGCCGCCATGGCGGTGTTCCTGGTCGTCGCGAGCCTGCTGCTGGTGCTGACGACGACGCTGCTCGGGCGGCGGGGGCAACCGGCATGA
- a CDS encoding ABC transporter permease, with the protein MSTALSRLFFALVGLFLAAPLIVIAGVSVNEMRSLTFPPVGFSLAWYGEIFTDPGWRGALTTSVLIALGAATLAVAIALPIAYSLWRRVSAVGRIIQTLGISPFVLPPVITALGALSLWATVGAYGAWYTVVISHAIFFTSLPLVTISLGFSTIDREVTEAARTMGADDRTILTTIVLPMIAPYIVSGFAFAFVLSLNEYIVAYMTVGFTLETVPIKIFNALRYGYTPTMASVSILFVAVAVAVFGTVARFGDLPKLLGAWRAGDEK; encoded by the coding sequence ATGAGCACCGCCCTCTCCCGGCTGTTCTTCGCCCTCGTCGGGCTGTTCCTGGCGGCGCCGCTGATCGTCATCGCCGGCGTCTCGGTCAACGAGATGCGCAGCCTGACCTTCCCACCGGTCGGCTTCTCGCTCGCCTGGTACGGCGAGATTTTCACCGATCCCGGCTGGCGCGGCGCGCTGACCACCTCGGTGCTGATCGCGCTCGGCGCGGCGACGCTCGCCGTCGCGATCGCGCTGCCGATCGCCTATTCGCTGTGGCGCAGGGTCTCGGCCGTCGGGCGGATCATCCAGACGCTCGGCATCTCGCCCTTCGTCCTGCCGCCGGTGATCACCGCGCTCGGCGCGCTGAGCCTCTGGGCGACGGTCGGGGCGTACGGCGCCTGGTACACGGTGGTGATCAGCCATGCGATCTTCTTCACCAGCCTGCCGCTGGTGACGATCTCGCTCGGCTTCTCCACCATCGACCGCGAGGTCACCGAGGCGGCGCGCACCATGGGCGCCGACGACCGGACGATCCTGACGACGATCGTGCTGCCGATGATCGCCCCCTACATCGTCTCCGGCTTCGCCTTCGCCTTCGTCCTGTCGCTGAACGAGTACATCGTCGCCTACATGACCGTTGGCTTCACCCTGGAGACCGTGCCGATCAAGATCTTCAACGCCCTGCGCTACGGCTACACGCCGACCATGGCGAGCGTCTCGATCCTGTTCGTCGCCGTGGCGGTCGCGGTGTTCGGGACGGTCGCACGGTTCGGTGACCTGCCGAAGCTGCTGGGCGCCTGGCGCGCCGGAGACGAGAAATGA